A single genomic interval of Streptomyces graminofaciens harbors:
- the pheS gene encoding phenylalanine--tRNA ligase subunit alpha, with translation MSAPNKSYDPVEVEALKPEEIERMRDEALAAFAAADSLDALQEAKVAHTGGTSPLALANREIGALPPQAKAAAGKLVGQARGAVNKALTGRQAELEAERDARVLVEEAVDVTLPHDRVPAGARHPLTTMMERVADVFVSMGYEIAEGPEVEAEWFNFDALNFGPDHPARQMQDTFFVEGPKGADSDGESGVVLRTHTSPVQARSLLSRELPVYVVCPGRVFRTDELDATHTPVFHQIELIAVDEGLTMADLKGTMDHMVQSLFGEDMKTRLRPNFFPFTEPSAEMDMLCYVCKGESVGNPDRPCRTCSSEGWIELGGCGMVNPRVLTACGVDPEKYSGFAFGFGIERMLMFRHNVEDMRDMVEGDVRFTRPFGMEI, from the coding sequence ATGTCGGCACCGAATAAGTCGTACGACCCTGTAGAGGTCGAGGCCTTGAAACCGGAAGAGATCGAGCGCATGCGGGACGAGGCGCTCGCCGCCTTCGCCGCCGCGGACTCCCTCGACGCGCTCCAGGAGGCCAAGGTCGCCCACACCGGCGGCACCTCCCCGCTGGCCCTCGCCAACCGCGAGATCGGCGCCCTGCCCCCGCAGGCCAAGGCCGCCGCCGGAAAGCTGGTCGGCCAGGCCCGTGGCGCGGTGAACAAGGCGCTCACCGGCCGCCAGGCCGAGCTGGAGGCCGAGCGTGACGCGCGGGTGCTGGTCGAGGAGGCAGTGGACGTCACGCTGCCGCACGACCGCGTCCCCGCCGGCGCCCGGCACCCGCTGACCACGATGATGGAGCGCGTGGCCGACGTCTTCGTCTCCATGGGCTACGAGATCGCCGAGGGCCCCGAGGTCGAGGCCGAGTGGTTCAACTTCGACGCCCTGAACTTCGGCCCGGACCACCCGGCCCGCCAGATGCAGGACACCTTCTTCGTCGAAGGCCCGAAGGGTGCTGACAGCGACGGCGAGTCCGGTGTCGTACTGCGCACGCACACCTCGCCCGTGCAGGCCCGCTCCCTGCTCAGCCGTGAGCTGCCCGTCTACGTCGTCTGCCCCGGCCGGGTCTTCCGCACCGACGAGCTGGACGCCACACACACCCCGGTCTTCCACCAGATCGAGCTGATCGCGGTGGACGAGGGCCTGACCATGGCCGACCTCAAGGGCACCATGGACCACATGGTCCAGTCGCTGTTCGGCGAGGACATGAAGACCCGGCTGCGGCCGAACTTCTTCCCCTTCACCGAGCCGTCCGCCGAGATGGACATGCTCTGCTACGTCTGCAAGGGCGAGTCCGTCGGGAACCCCGACCGCCCCTGCCGCACCTGCTCCAGCGAGGGCTGGATCGAGCTGGGCGGCTGCGGCATGGTCAACCCGCGGGTGCTGACCGCCTGCGGCGTCGACCCCGAGAAGTACAGCGGATTCGCCTTCGGGTTCGGCATCGAGCGGATGCTGATGTTCCGCCACAACGTCGAAGACATGCGAGACATGGTCGAGGGTGACGTCCGGTTCACCCGGCCGTTCGGGATGGAGATCTGA
- a CDS encoding TrmH family RNA methyltransferase has product MPTPELISPRSPRVSAARRLAKRNFRGKERLFLAEGPQAVREAAGHADTLVELFATVEAAERYADIVGEARTAGARIHLAAEQVIADISTTVTPQGLVGVCRFLDTPFEDVLAARPKLVAVLANVRDPGNAGTVLRCADAAGAEAVVLTDASVDLYNPKAVRASVGSLFHLPVAVGVAVEEAVAGLKAAGVRILAADGAGTDDLDDELDKGTMGGPTAWVFGNEAWGLPEETRALADAVVRVPIHGKAESLNLATAAAVCLYASARAQRAFGGCRSVTPS; this is encoded by the coding sequence ATGCCCACCCCCGAGCTGATCTCCCCTCGCTCCCCGCGTGTCTCCGCCGCGCGCCGCCTCGCCAAGCGGAACTTCCGGGGCAAGGAGCGGCTGTTTCTCGCGGAGGGGCCGCAGGCCGTGCGGGAGGCCGCCGGGCACGCGGACACACTGGTCGAGCTGTTCGCCACGGTCGAGGCCGCGGAGCGGTACGCCGACATCGTGGGGGAGGCCCGCACCGCCGGCGCCCGTATCCACCTCGCCGCCGAGCAGGTCATCGCAGACATCTCGACCACCGTCACGCCCCAGGGCCTCGTCGGCGTGTGCCGGTTCCTCGACACCCCCTTCGAGGACGTCCTCGCCGCCCGCCCCAAGCTCGTCGCCGTACTCGCGAACGTGCGCGACCCCGGGAACGCCGGCACCGTCCTGCGGTGCGCCGACGCCGCCGGGGCGGAGGCGGTCGTCCTGACCGACGCCTCCGTCGACCTCTACAACCCCAAGGCCGTACGGGCCTCCGTCGGGTCGCTGTTCCATCTGCCCGTCGCCGTGGGCGTGGCGGTCGAGGAGGCCGTGGCCGGGCTGAAAGCCGCGGGCGTCCGCATCCTCGCCGCCGACGGCGCCGGGACGGACGACCTCGACGACGAGCTGGACAAGGGCACGATGGGCGGACCCACCGCCTGGGTGTTCGGCAACGAGGCATGGGGGCTTCCGGAGGAGACCCGCGCGCTGGCCGACGCCGTAGTGCGCGTCCCGATCCACGGAAAGGCGGAGAGCCTGAACCTCGCGACCGCCGCCGCCGTATGTCTCTACGCGTCAGCACGTGCACAGCGCGCCTTCGGAGGGTGCCGCTCCGTCACTCCCAGCTAG
- a CDS encoding sensor histidine kinase has product MRVGTSSTLGARDVRATPAPRHGDLADLGIDPDELPDGLVVADEHGQVICFNAAAARITATPSADALGRRLDKALPLEDLEGRRWWQLTDPYGGLAIRVGQPERNLLLPGGREVLVSARYVRIHPTGPVRRVVVSLRDTEARRRTERSHAELIATVAHELRSPLTSVKGFTATLLAKWERFTDDQKKLMLETVDADANRVTRLIAELLDISRIDSGRLEVRRQPVDIGAAVGRHIQAYVAAGQPADRFLLRIEQPLPGLWADPDKIDQVLSNLLENAVRHGEGTVTIDIRPTASPREGEDTGTSVTVSDEGPGIPEESMNRVFTRFWRGSKRGGTGLGLYIVKGIVEAHGGTITVGRARGGGAEFRFTLPVSVPAYLT; this is encoded by the coding sequence ATGAGGGTCGGCACCAGCAGCACACTCGGAGCACGGGATGTGCGTGCCACACCCGCGCCCCGCCACGGTGACCTCGCCGACCTCGGCATCGATCCCGACGAACTCCCCGACGGACTGGTCGTCGCCGACGAACACGGCCAGGTCATCTGTTTCAACGCCGCCGCGGCCCGCATCACCGCCACCCCTTCCGCCGACGCCCTCGGCCGCCGACTGGACAAGGCCCTGCCTTTAGAGGACCTCGAAGGCCGCCGCTGGTGGCAGCTGACCGACCCGTACGGGGGACTCGCGATCCGCGTCGGGCAGCCCGAGCGGAATCTGCTCCTCCCCGGGGGGCGTGAGGTACTCGTATCGGCTCGGTACGTGCGTATCCATCCCACCGGGCCCGTCCGCCGCGTCGTCGTCTCCCTCCGCGACACCGAGGCCCGCCGCCGCACCGAGCGCAGCCACGCCGAGCTGATCGCCACCGTCGCCCATGAGCTGCGCTCGCCGCTGACGTCCGTCAAGGGCTTCACCGCCACTCTGCTCGCCAAGTGGGAACGGTTCACGGACGACCAGAAGAAGCTGATGCTGGAGACCGTCGACGCCGACGCGAATCGCGTCACCCGGCTCATCGCCGAGCTGCTCGACATCTCCCGGATCGACTCCGGACGGCTCGAAGTGCGCCGCCAGCCCGTCGACATAGGCGCGGCCGTCGGACGGCACATCCAGGCGTACGTCGCCGCCGGCCAGCCCGCCGACAGGTTCCTGCTCCGCATCGAGCAGCCCCTGCCCGGCCTCTGGGCCGACCCCGACAAGATCGACCAGGTGCTCAGCAACCTCCTCGAAAATGCGGTGCGGCACGGCGAGGGAACCGTCACCATCGACATCAGGCCCACGGCCTCCCCCCGCGAGGGGGAGGACACCGGTACGTCGGTCACGGTGAGCGACGAGGGGCCCGGCATCCCGGAGGAGTCCATGAACCGCGTCTTCACCCGCTTCTGGCGGGGCAGCAAGCGCGGCGGCACCGGCCTCGGGCTGTACATCGTCAAGGGCATCGTCGAAGCCCACGGCGGCACCATCACGGTCGGACGCGCCCGCGGCGGCGGCGCCGAGTTCCGATTTACGTTGCCCGTGAGCGTTCCGGCCTATCTCACCTGA
- the rpmI gene encoding 50S ribosomal protein L35, protein MPKNKSHSGASKRFKITGSGKVLRERAGKRHLLEHKSSRVTRRLTGNAEMAPGDAAKIKKLLGK, encoded by the coding sequence ATGCCGAAGAACAAGTCGCACAGCGGTGCCAGCAAGCGCTTCAAGATCACCGGCTCCGGCAAGGTGCTCCGCGAGCGCGCCGGCAAGCGCCACCTGCTCGAGCACAAGTCGTCCCGCGTGACGCGTCGCCTCACCGGCAACGCCGAGATGGCCCCGGGCGACGCCGCGAAGATCAAGAAGCTTCTCGGCAAGTGA
- the rplT gene encoding 50S ribosomal protein L20, translated as MARVKRAVNAHKKRRAILEQASGYRGQRSRLYRKAKEQVTHSLVYNYNDRKKRKGDFRQLWIQRINAAARANGITYNRFIQGLKAANIEVDRKILAELAVNDATAFAALVEVAQKALPADVNAPKAA; from the coding sequence GTGGCACGCGTCAAGCGGGCAGTCAACGCCCACAAGAAGCGCCGGGCGATCCTCGAGCAGGCCTCCGGCTACCGCGGTCAGCGTTCGCGCCTGTACCGCAAGGCCAAGGAGCAGGTCACCCACTCACTGGTCTACAACTACAACGACCGCAAGAAGCGCAAGGGCGACTTCCGTCAGCTGTGGATCCAGCGCATCAACGCCGCTGCCCGCGCCAACGGCATCACGTACAACCGCTTCATCCAGGGTCTGAAGGCCGCGAACATCGAGGTCGACCGCAAGATCCTGGCCGAGCTGGCCGTCAACGACGCCACCGCGTTCGCCGCGCTGGTCGAGGTCGCCCAGAAGGCGCTGCCCGCGGACGTGAACGCGCCCAAGGCTGCGTGA